ATGGAATACCGGAGGCGGTGTCTATTATATGAATAAAACGGAAAACGGAGACCTTTATGTGCTGTGTCACAATGTATTCGGAGGTGCCCGAAACATCATTGGTAAGCCGGCGTGTATGCTTAGAATCAAAAACGGAGCTACCGAGTTCGATCCTGATTATTATTTTAATCTGGAAGCAGCCTCTCAAGGAAACGGCAATCCGGTGACCAATTTTGAATATTACGGAAACGGAAAATTCCTGGCAACAGTTCTGGATCCTTCAAAACTGGATCCATCCAACCCTTACTCATACAATACAGATGCGATTTTCCGCTGGTGGAGCTTTGATCTTAATACGAAAACAGCAACAAAGGTAGATGACGACTATACCATCGGCGGAAAAGTGGCGAGATGCTATTTCTCCAATGGCTTTGCCTATGTGCCTTTTGCCAGTAAAACAAGCAATTATATCAATAAGATCAACTTAAGTACTTTAAGTAAAACCAAAACAATTACCACAACGGGGATGTCTCATATATTGAAGCTTAACTAACTGCATGACGAGGATTTGAGCATCTGATCACAACATCCGATGCTCATCCTTTATCATGTTAAAACTTTTCTATTTAAAATCAAATATTATGAGAAAAACGATGACCATACTGCGATATATTTTTGCGGTAGTTCTTATCCTTTTCGGAATTATAGGAACTTATGCCATGATCACAGAAGGCTACAACCCGCAAAGCGAGGGAATTTTATTATTCGGAAAAACCTTCAGGCAGCTGCACGATGCTATTATGATGAGCTACTTGGGTGTTATTGTCCGTGTGGCACAACTGATCGCCGGAGTATTGCTTTTAACCCGAAAATACTGGTGGATCGGTCTGCTGTTCTACCTTCCGTTTGCGGTCAATATTTTCCTGATTCACATCATTCATGATATGCCGCCTGCGCATCCCGGGTTTTTCGCTTCAGGAATGATTGTCTCACTAATGAATTTCATTTTGGTGTTGTATGAAAAAGACCGACTGAAGCAACTTATCGTCAATCCTCAGAAAAAATAAACAAAATGGCCGATCATCAAAAAATATACGAAGTCATTATCGTAGGATCAGGATTTTCGGGAATTTCGATGGCGATAAGCCTGAAGAAATTGGGAATTGATTCTTTTTTCATCATGGAAAAAGCCAAAGACATAGGCGGAACCTGGAGGGATAACAGCTATCCGGGTGCGCAGTGTGATGTGCCGTCTGCTCTTTACAGCTATTCTTTTGAACCCTTTCCAGGATGGAAGAAAAAATGGTCGGATCAGCCTCAAATTCTTGATTATCTCCGCTTTAATGTAGAAAAAAACGAACTGGATAAACATATCTTTTATGAAAAAGAGTTTTGTTCATCTTTATTTAAAGCAGAGCAGGGAATCTGGGAAGTGAAGACCAAGCAGGGTAATGTTTACCTCACAAAATCATTAATTATGGCAATCGGGCAGCTTCATCATCCGAAAATCCCTGATATTAAAGGCAAAGAAATCTTCGATGGAATCAGTTGGCATTCTGCCCGGTGGAATCATGATTTTGATATCAGTGGAAAACGTATCGGTGTGATAGGAAATGCGGCCAGTGCGATCCAGTTTATTCCTGAAATCATTGATAAAACTAAATCTCTGACGGTTTTTCAAAGAAGTGCCAAATGGTTACTGCCCAAGAAAAATACGTTATACAGTAAAAACCTTCAGCGAAAACCATTTCTGCTGAATTGGGACAGATATTCCAATAACGCATTCAATGGGATATTTTATCATTTAATGGGCCAGAACCCGATCTGGAAAAAAATGTGGCAGCAGGTGAGCTTAAGCCATCTGAAAAAGCATATTAAGGATCCTGAACTTCTGAAGAAGCTGACCCCGGACTATCCGATGGGAGCGGTGCGCGTGCTTTTATCAGATGAATATTATCCGGCCATGGCAAAAGAAAAGACTGAGCTATGCACAGAAGGTATCTCACATTTCGTGAAAGATGGAATTGTAACGAGTTCAGGCAAAGAAATTCAATTGGATGCCGTTATTTATGCAACGGGATTTGAAAGCAATCCTTTTCTGAAAGACCTTGATATCCACGGAATAAACGGGATCTCCATCAGTAACGCCTGGCAAGAGTCTACGGAAACCTATCTCGGAATCACCACAGCCGGTTTCCCAAATTTCTTTATGATGTTTGGACCGAATACGAATCTTGCGCACAGCTCCGTCCTTCTGATGATTGAAAGCCAGACCCGATACATTACAGAATGCCTGACCTACCTTTCAGCAAACCGACTGAAATATATGGATGTAAAACCTGAGTTTCAGCAAAAATTTACCCGACAGGTCAATCAAAGAATGAAGAAAAAAGCCTGGGTGCAGGTAAAAGACAGTTGGTACAAAAACGGAGATATCATCCTCAACAATTGGCCCGGCAAAGCTAAAGAATATCAAAAACTAACAAAGAAGATAGACGAATCTGCCTATACTTTTTGTCCGTAACAAATTAAAATTAAACTCATAAAACTAATATGGAAAAAAATCATGTTCAGGATATACCAGTCCTTTCTGATCACCATCACCATACCGACAAGTGTCTGATTGATTTTTTGATCAAGAGAACAATCCAATATCCTCATAAAACCGCCTTTTCTGAAGTTGACATTGATCTTGAAGAAAAACCGTTTACCTATTCGGAACTTTTGTTTCAGGTAAAAGCGTCTGCTCAGAACTTTAAACAACAAAATATAGAAAAAGGAGATCGCTGCCTGCTGATCTTCAACCAAGGAGTAGAATTCATTGTCGCCTTTCTGGCTTGTCAGTGGATCGGTGCTATTCCCGTGCCGCTGAACATTCCGGGGCGCTCAAAATCATTGGATAAATGGAAAAATATTGCTAAAGAATGTTATCCTAAAGCCATAATGACGGGATCGAAAACCGCGGCAAGGCTCAGCCAGTCGTTTGGAAAATCTGAGCTGCTGGGTAAAATCCCCATGATCAGCATTCAGTTATGCGAATCAGAAAGCCTTGATACCCCGTTTACTGTGGAGCCTGATATTCATCCGACTGCCTTTCTGCAATATACTTCAGGTTCTACAGGAAATCCCAAAGGAGTTGTTGTAACTCAGGATTCACTGATCAAAAATTCAAAAGAATCGAAAAAAAATATGAATGCCGGTCCGGACAGTATTTTTGTGAGCTGGCTTCCCTTCTATCACGATATGGGACTTATTCTATTTATCGTGCAGACTATTTACAACGGAAACAGTCTTTATCTTATGAAACCTGAAGATTTCATGAGCAGACCCATGAACTGGATGCACGCCCTCAGCAAATGGAAAGCCACCCATACCGGAGGTCCTAATTTCGCCTATCAGCTTGTCGCAGATAAACTGATGCAGCTGCATGAAGAACTCAAAAAAAATAAAAAAAAGGCAGATATTTCTCTGAAAACACTCAGAATGTGTGCTTCGGGGGCTGAACCCATCCGTTTTAAAACAATCGCTGATTTCCAAAATGCCATCTCACTGTTCGGAGCTCCCGATCATGTGATTTCACCGGGATACGGACTGGCAGAAGCGACCTTAACCGTGACCTTGAACAAAGAAGGTGAAAAAGTAAAATGGCTGAAGGTAGATCAGGAAGTACTGAAAAAAAATAAGGTCATTGTAAAGGAAAGCGGCTTTTTGGAAGCCGGGAAGCATTTTCCTGAAGACGAAGATTATGTTTATCTGGTTGGTAACGGAGTATGTATTGATAACCATTCAGTTGACATTATAAAAAATTATGATTTCGAAGGAGAATTTGCTGGAACAGTCTCTGAGATCCTTCAGACAGAGCCCTACTCCATTGGTGAATTATGGTATTCTGGACCTTCGGTAACCAATGGTTATTATGAAAACAAGAAAGCAACTTCTGAAACGTATATCTATTCAAATCAGGGCGATACCGTTTATTTAAGAACGGGAGATCTCGCATTTAAAGATGAAGAGGGACAGCTGTATATCGTGGGGAGAATAAAAGACTTAATTATTATTCGTGGTTTAAACTATTATCCTCAGGACATCGAACGGACAGCCTGCTATGCCCATCCCGATCTTAGAATTGACGGAGCCGCCGCCTTTTCATTAACCGAAAACGGAAATGAATCATGTTGTATTGTGCAGGAACTCAACAGAAGTGCCTTGCCTTCCCCAACATTCGATGAGTACACAAAAGCCATACGCAATGCTGTTTTACAGGAACATGGTATTGCGGTAGAAACTATCCTTTTTGTAGCTCCTATGCACGTTCCGAGAACGACAAGCGGTAAAATTCAAAGACGGTTGGCAAAACGCATGACTGAAAACGGAGAATGGGAAAACCTCTTACATTCTTCAGCTTTACATTTAAAAAAAAACCAGAAGAAAGAAACGCCAATATATTCTCCTCTTTCCGAAGAGCTACTGAAAAGTAAGATACTGGAGCTCAGACACTTCCTTAAAACAAGGGTGGACAGCTATATAATTGATGAAAGGCGCACTATTCCTCCTTACATCATGACCGAATTTTCGCATATGGGACTGATGGGTCTTCTGATTCCAGTCGAACATGGCGGAATGGGCTGTACCCTGGATCAGGCACGGAATTTTATAGAAATTATTTCTTCTGCGGATCTCACCTTAGGCTTAATGGTAAGTCTTCATAATCTGCTGGGGCTCCATCCTATCGCAAAATTTGCGGGTGAAGAGATCAGAGAAAAAATAGTGAGAGAATTGGCAGAAGGCAAAGGAACCGCAAGCTTTGCTTTAAGTGAACCAGGTGCAGGAAGCAATCCTAATGCGGGTAGAACTTTAGCCCAAAAAAGCAATGACGGATGGATCTTAAACGGCGAAAAATGCTGGGTAGGATCTTCATCCTGGGCGAGCTATCTTACGGTAATTGCCCATACTCAGGACGAAAACGGAAAATATATGGGACAGTCTGCTTTTCTTGTTCCACAAGGAAGCCCCGGACTAAAACATATTGAGGAATGCATGACCATGGGAATGCGGGGAACCGTGCAGGGGCATTTTATTCTGAAGGATGTAAAAATTTCTGATTCGCATGTATTGGGGGGGATTGGTAAAGGAGCAGAAATTCTTCATGAAGTTGTTTCTATGGGTCGTATCGGAATCAATTCTATGTGTATCGGAATTCTCAAAACGGTGTTATCAAGATCCAAAAGATGGGCAGAAAACAGAACCGTCAATTCGGGCACGCTCATCGATCAACCCATCGTCCTTAAAAAACTCACTGAATTTCTGGGCATTCTGGAAATCATCGAAACTTATCAGTCCAAATTGGTAGAATGGAAAGATGAAGGACTTGTAGTTCCTGATATTTTAATAAGTGCCGGAAAGATATTTTCCACGGAAGAAACATGGAAAGGCGTAGATTTTCTGATGCAGTTGACTGCAGCCAGAGGCTATTCTGAACCTAACGGCATTGCCCAGCTTTTCCGTGATACCCGGGTACTGAGAATATTTGAAGGACCTACCGAATCATTAATAGCTGATCTTGGAGGGCGTACTGAGGACACCATTATGGAAACTTTAAACTTCCTGACCTATCAACATTTGGCTATTAACGCCGCCGTACAGCAGGAAAAAATTCAACAGATCAGACATCAGTTTGAAAAGAACAATATCACTTCCGATTATCAAAATAAAAAATTGGCAAGGTATGCCTTCGGAGAAGTACTGACCTATCAGCTGATTTCGTGGTTGTGTCAGGATGACATTTCGTCTTATGCCAAAAACTGGCTGGAGAAAAAAATGGAAACCATTATTTCTGAGACCATGGAAATGAATACGTCGCTATTAACGAAACAACGGTTTGAGTTACAGTTCAATCAAGCCATGAAGGATCATGAAGTAATTTACACACAGTCTCAACATCCTGAAGTTTCAATCAGTCATCCTTTCCGGGATCTGCACTCCATAGAAAATCACCGTATCTCTAATGAAATAATTGAAAATCAATTCATCCCAAAAATTTCTGAACAGAATTACCCATCAGTCTATACCCAGCCTAAAATCAATACGAAGAACATTTCAGAAGTTGAAAACTGGATTTTCAGATGGTTGTCCCAAGAGGCAGGGATAGAAAGCAGCCAGTTTCTTCCCTCCGCTTCTTTTTCAGAATACGGTCTTGATTCATCACTTTCGATACGGTTTATCAGTGATCTTAACAGCCAATATTCGATTCATATAGAGCCTTCAATTATCTGGAGTTATTCGACAGTAGATGAACTCGCAACTTACCTGTGTACGTACGAAATAACCGACTCCAAACAACCGGAAAGCAAAGAAAGCAGGTTGAATGACGATTTTCTGAAAGGACTGCTTGATGAAGAAATCCCATCATAATCTTAAACAAGACAATATGAACACCATCAAAAAAAATAAGATAGCGGTCATTGGTTTAGATTGCAAATTCCCCGGAGAATCGAATAGTCCTGATCAATTCTGGCAGACATTGACCGATAAAAAAGACGGAATCACTCCCATTCCTCCCGATCGTTGGGATCATTCTTTTTATTACGATGCAAAAGGTGGAAAAGGGAAAACATTTGTGGACCGTGCCGGATTTATTTCAGGAGTTTTTGACTTTTCCCCCGGAAGTTTCGGTATTTCAGAAAAAGATGCCGCCGATATTGATCCTCAACAACGTCTTTTGATCCAGTCATCCTGGAATACGATTCAGAATGCAGGTTATAAAATAGAAACCATTAAGGAAAAAACGGGCGTCTTCTTTGGAATGAGCTACCGCGATTATTACGATTTCGATATTGCTCCTCAAGGTGTAGATGGCTTTACAGCCTCCAATCCTTTAGGTAATTTCAATGCTGTTGCAGCGGGAAGAGTGGCTTATCTATTAGGTTTAAATGGCCCTGCCATTCAACTGGATACCATTTGTTCTTCTTCACTAATGACCCTGCATTTAGCCTGTCAGAGTCTACTGAATGAGGAATGTGATTATGCTCTTTCAGGTGGCGTAAACTGCATTCTGTCACCTCATGCTCTGGTTGCATTGGCTCAAATGGGCGCTTTATCACGGTCTGCCCGATGTCAAGCTTTCTCTAAAAATGCAGACGGCTATATCCGTGGCGAAGGCGTGGGTACTCTATTGCTTAAACGGCTGGAAGATGCAGAAAGAGATGGCGACGCTATTTACGGCATTGTGGAAGGAACAGCGACCAATCATGACGGACGAAGCAACGGGCTGACAGCACCTAACGGAAAAGCGCAGGTTCGACTTATGGAAGCCTGCCTGAAAAAAGCAGGACTTTCACCAAGCGATATTGGCTACGTGGAAGCCCATGGAACAGGAACTTACCTTGGAGATCCTGTGGAGCTGGAATCTCTTCATCAGGTATTCGGAGCATCAAAATCGTTAGAATATCCTCTTTTGGTGGGATCTGTAAAATCAAATATCGGGCATCTGGAACCTGCTGCCGGAGTGGCTTCATTGATAAAATCCCTGCTAATTCTAAAAAATAAAGTGATCCCCGCCGGATTGTATCTTGAAGAACTAAATCCTGGATTCAAATGGCATGAAAAGCCTATTTTACTGGTAAAAGAAAATAAACGCTGGGAAGCAAAAAATGCCCGTATCGGAGTGAGTGCATTCAGCATGACCGGAGCGAATGTGCATGCCATATTGGGACAGGCACCTCAACGGGAAACTAATGAGTATTCACCATTACCAAACCCCCAAAAGTATCCTTTTATCCTCTCTGCACAGAATGAAAGTACATTGAATCAATACGTGACTACCCTACTCTTAAGTATGGATGAAAAGATGCCTATTACAGATCTTTCCAACACGTTTGTCAATGGTCGCGAAATATTTGAACAGTCGATTTTCGGCAGTTTTTCAAGTACCAAAGAACTGCTGGATGAGCTTAAAAAATATAAGGAAGGTACTCAGAATACATTTCATCAGGTTTCATTAAAAGGAAAAAGGAAACAAAATCAGGTGATTCTGAATATTAAAGGTATCACCGATTTCAATTCCGACCATCTTAAAGCATGGAAAAAAGAAGAAGCACTGAAACCATTGGTGATAAAAGCAGATAAGATTCTGCAAAAACTTTTAGGTAAATCGCTGGAGCAGATTTCTGAAGAAAAATCCAGTTTGTTGGAAAAAAAAGCTCTTCATTTTATTCAGGTATGGATCTGGAGCAGTCATTTACGATCTCTGTTCCAATCCGACTTCATGATAAAAACATCCGGACAGGGTGATTATATCGGCGCTGTATTGAGTGGAATTTTTCCTGTTGAAGAGGCATTACTGCTTTTTATGCTTGAAAACGGGGACAAACGCCTTCAGCTCCTCGACAGAATGACGTTCCATCCCGAAAATATGGATTGGGAAAAAGCTGAAGAGGCTTCAAATAAAGAATTCTGGCTCGAAAAAAGACAGAATGACCAACAAGAAATGAACCTTCATATCCTCAACGATGATCAAATTTTTTCTGTTTCGCCCTTCGAAAAAACAGAAATTTTACAAGATATTCTTCTCGAATGTTATGCCAAAGGTGCCCGCATTCACTGGTCTTCTGTTTTAGGAAATAAACTGCTGAGAAAAATAGCACTTCCACCCGCTCCGCTTGCCATGGCTGCATACATTTCAGAATCTTACAAGATTAACAGCAGAAAAAATCCTGATGCATCGGTTCATAGCAATTCAACAGAAAAAAAAGAAAATATAAACTCTGTTTTGCATCAGCAACAGGAAAACGATGACGATCACAGGAAAGCATTTAATTCTGTCTTCAGCCCTGAAAAATATGGTTTTATTAAAGATCATATCGTCAACGGGCATTATATTTTCCCAGGATCAGGATATATTTCCATGATTTCCGAGGCATTGCTTTATCTGGAAAAAAGTCATCTGATCACCTTAAAAAACGTGCAGATCTTTCAGCCGATGAGTTTTTCGTCCATTAACGAAGAGAAAGAAGTAGAGCTGAGTGTGAACTATGATTTTGCTGACCTTCATGATTCTTTTATAAAAAAGGGGGGTTGGGAAATTAAAAGCAAAAAATCTCAGGAAGACTGGACTCTTCATATCAAAGGAAGCTTCGGGATCCGTCGGGAAAATGCGGCACAGGATCATAATAATTTATTAGCTTATAGTGACGAAACTACACTGAAAACTGTAGAAGTACAAGCTTTCTATGATCATTTAAGTCGATGGGGTGTTGAATATGGATCTGAATTCCGTCTGGTAAAGCAATTAAAAGCTGATACAGACCACATGAAAGCCGCCATCGAGCAATCACCTAAAATCGAACGTCTGATGGCTGCTCCCAATTTGCTGGATGCCTGTATGCACGCTTTATTTTCAGCAAAGACATTTGAACAGTTTTCGGAGCCTTTTGTTCCTGCACGCTATGATGAAATCACTTTCTATCAGCCACTTCCCGATTCCATAAATGCCTCAGGTCTTTTACTAACAACAGATCAGGATTCGATGAAGGCACAGTTTAGCTTTAATGATACTTCAGGAAAACCTGTTATGGAAATTTCTTCGATGGAAATAAGAAAAATTTTAAATGAATTTTTAAACTCCGGAAAAGAAACCGAAATGATTTATACCGAACAATGGAAAGCACTTGAAATCAACACAGAAAACACGCAAAAGAAGCAGCCGGTTAAAGAGCAATGGATTTTCTATGATGTACAGCAGGCTCAGGAAGCCATTTCAATTCTCGTAAAAACAGATGATCCTGTTCCGTTTGTGAAATTAATAGGCTCTCATGAAGGGCTGTCACAAGAACATAAGCTCTCTGTATTCAGCAGTATATCAGAATTGATAAAACATCAGAAAAACGAAGAAATACATTTTCTTCTCTTTGCACCGCCTATTCAGGATATCAAGGGATTATCGGAAATGTTCAGCAGCTTTAAAGATGTATTGCTCGATATTCCAAAAAATATAAGCTTCAGTCTGTGTACCCGTAATGGAATTGCGGTTGATACTGAAGATGTAAATCCGTTTCATACCGCTCTTTGGGGACTCGCCAGAACCATGCCTGTAGAAGCCAGACAGAGATGGAAACAAGTGATTGACATCAGTTCAGCTGAGGATCTATCATGGGTTTCAAAACTTAAAAACAGATCAACTCCCGATCAGCTGGCGATACGAAATCAAACGGTTTATACTCCTGTTCTCCTTGAAGAAGCTCTGAACATTTCCAAAAACACTCGGACTTTGAGCAAATGGGAAAATCCGGTGCTTATCACTGGTGGTTTGGGGCAAATGGGCAGGATATTTACTGAACAGCTCGTGAAACTAGGCTGTAAGAAAATTCATCTTCTTTCCCGTAATCCTTCATGGTTTCAGGATAAAGATAACTCAGGAAAGATTTCACTCAGCGATTCTCAGAAAGATTTTCTTAAGTATGCGGAACAGTGCCAATCTAAAGGAATTTCTATTGAAGCTATTGCAGGAAAAGTAGATTGTGAAGAAGATATGAAAGCCATTGCTTTACTGCTTAAAAATAAAGGAATTGAAGAGATCAATTTCGTTCATGCTGCCGGGGCTATCACCCGAAATAAGGTAACAGAAGCCGACCGTAAAGAACTGGAAGCAGAATGGAACGCCAAATATGAAGGGGCACTTCAACTGGATCAACAATTCGCAGATTTCAAGGTCGGATATACTTTATACACCTCTTCCATTGCTTCGTTGTGGTCGGGAGATGGTGTTGCGGGATATTCGAGTGCCAATCTTTTACTGGATGGTCTTGCTACAAAGAAAAATCGTTCAGGGCAAAGAACAGTTTCTGTTCGCTTTGGAAGATTTAGTGAAAAAGGATTAATGAAAGATGAAGAAGCAAAAGAACTTGAAAATTCAGGAGTTCTGACACTTCCGATGAGTTCGGCCATAAAAAAAGCACTGGAACTGACGGTTCAATCCGAATTGGTAATTCCTTCTATTATGAATATAGACTGGAAACGTTTTGCACCGCTCTATCAGCTGTTAAATCACAATCAATTGCTGTCGTCAGTAGAAACGGGAGCAGAAAATAGTCGAGAGAAAAAAAGTGAGATTCTACACCGCTCTGCAGACCGACCTTTAAGCGAGATCATTCAGGAAATGGTTGCAGAAGAACTTGAAATTGAAATCGATGAAGTAGATCCCGACATTCCTCTCTTTGAACTCGGGCTTGATTCTATTCATTCCTTAGGAATCCGCACCGATCTTGAAGAGCTGCTTCAAATTAAATTATCAGTAAGCCTTATCTATGATTTCAATACCGTTACCCTTTTAAGCAGACATCTGGAAGAGTTAACCCAAAAAGAAACCGATTCTCCTTCTGAAAAGAATGAAGAAGAAAGTGAAGAAAAGCTTCTAAAGCTCTTGATGCAGGAATTACAGTAAACAAAAAAGTACAGAATGGAAAACAATAATACAGATCGTTCAGATATTATCAGGAAAGCCCTCGAAGAAATCCGACGATTGAAAAAACAGCTGGAAGAAAAGCAGGAATCCACCTTTGAACCCATAGCAGTCATAGGAATGGCCTGCCGCTTTCCAAAAGGAGCGCAAAATCCGGAAAAATTTTGGAAAGCCCTTAAAAATCAGGAAGACCTTATCGGCGCAGTTCCGGAAAAGAGATCCGAAGAAATTCTGGGTGGATCTTGGGAAGGAAGTCCTTTTTTAAAGGAAGCCGGATATCTGGAAGAGGATATAGATGCTTTTGACCACCGATTATTCCGTTTTTCTCCGCGTGAAGCAGAACGCACTGATCCTCAACAAAGGTTATTCCTGAAAGTATGTTGGGAAGCCCTTGAGAATGCGGGTTATCCCCCCGATTCCTTACGAGGAAGCAAGACAGGTGTATATGCCGGAGTGATGCTGATGGAATATATGCAGCAACTCGCCAGTGAAAGAAAACTGACCGCCCAGTTTGAACCTTATGATGTTTCAGGCAACGGATTTTCATTTATGTCAGGAAGAGCCAGCTATTTCTTTGGATTTCAGGGACCGGGTATGACCACCGACACCGCCTGTTCTTCTTCTTTGGTAAGTATTGATCAGGCCTGCAAAGGATTATGGATGGGTGACTGCGATATGGCACTGGCGGGAGGAGTCAATCTTCTTCTTTCTCAGGAGTCTACCGCTTTGTTTTCATCTTTGAATATCCTTTCTCCGGAATGCAGAAGCAAATCCTTTGATGCGGAAGCCAATGGTACGGTACGCGGTGAAGGTTGCGGCATCGTTATCCTGAAAAAATTATCAGATGCCCAGAAAGCAGGCGATCATATTCACGCTGTGATTAAAGCATCGGGAGTCAATCAGGGAGGT
The sequence above is a segment of the Chryseobacterium sp. MYb264 genome. Coding sequences within it:
- a CDS encoding flavin-containing monooxygenase codes for the protein MADHQKIYEVIIVGSGFSGISMAISLKKLGIDSFFIMEKAKDIGGTWRDNSYPGAQCDVPSALYSYSFEPFPGWKKKWSDQPQILDYLRFNVEKNELDKHIFYEKEFCSSLFKAEQGIWEVKTKQGNVYLTKSLIMAIGQLHHPKIPDIKGKEIFDGISWHSARWNHDFDISGKRIGVIGNAASAIQFIPEIIDKTKSLTVFQRSAKWLLPKKNTLYSKNLQRKPFLLNWDRYSNNAFNGIFYHLMGQNPIWKKMWQQVSLSHLKKHIKDPELLKKLTPDYPMGAVRVLLSDEYYPAMAKEKTELCTEGISHFVKDGIVTSSGKEIQLDAVIYATGFESNPFLKDLDIHGINGISISNAWQESTETYLGITTAGFPNFFMMFGPNTNLAHSSVLLMIESQTRYITECLTYLSANRLKYMDVKPEFQQKFTRQVNQRMKKKAWVQVKDSWYKNGDIILNNWPGKAKEYQKLTKKIDESAYTFCP
- a CDS encoding AMP-binding protein, yielding MEKNHVQDIPVLSDHHHHTDKCLIDFLIKRTIQYPHKTAFSEVDIDLEEKPFTYSELLFQVKASAQNFKQQNIEKGDRCLLIFNQGVEFIVAFLACQWIGAIPVPLNIPGRSKSLDKWKNIAKECYPKAIMTGSKTAARLSQSFGKSELLGKIPMISIQLCESESLDTPFTVEPDIHPTAFLQYTSGSTGNPKGVVVTQDSLIKNSKESKKNMNAGPDSIFVSWLPFYHDMGLILFIVQTIYNGNSLYLMKPEDFMSRPMNWMHALSKWKATHTGGPNFAYQLVADKLMQLHEELKKNKKKADISLKTLRMCASGAEPIRFKTIADFQNAISLFGAPDHVISPGYGLAEATLTVTLNKEGEKVKWLKVDQEVLKKNKVIVKESGFLEAGKHFPEDEDYVYLVGNGVCIDNHSVDIIKNYDFEGEFAGTVSEILQTEPYSIGELWYSGPSVTNGYYENKKATSETYIYSNQGDTVYLRTGDLAFKDEEGQLYIVGRIKDLIIIRGLNYYPQDIERTACYAHPDLRIDGAAAFSLTENGNESCCIVQELNRSALPSPTFDEYTKAIRNAVLQEHGIAVETILFVAPMHVPRTTSGKIQRRLAKRMTENGEWENLLHSSALHLKKNQKKETPIYSPLSEELLKSKILELRHFLKTRVDSYIIDERRTIPPYIMTEFSHMGLMGLLIPVEHGGMGCTLDQARNFIEIISSADLTLGLMVSLHNLLGLHPIAKFAGEEIREKIVRELAEGKGTASFALSEPGAGSNPNAGRTLAQKSNDGWILNGEKCWVGSSSWASYLTVIAHTQDENGKYMGQSAFLVPQGSPGLKHIEECMTMGMRGTVQGHFILKDVKISDSHVLGGIGKGAEILHEVVSMGRIGINSMCIGILKTVLSRSKRWAENRTVNSGTLIDQPIVLKKLTEFLGILEIIETYQSKLVEWKDEGLVVPDILISAGKIFSTEETWKGVDFLMQLTAARGYSEPNGIAQLFRDTRVLRIFEGPTESLIADLGGRTEDTIMETLNFLTYQHLAINAAVQQEKIQQIRHQFEKNNITSDYQNKKLARYAFGEVLTYQLISWLCQDDISSYAKNWLEKKMETIISETMEMNTSLLTKQRFELQFNQAMKDHEVIYTQSQHPEVSISHPFRDLHSIENHRISNEIIENQFIPKISEQNYPSVYTQPKINTKNISEVENWIFRWLSQEAGIESSQFLPSASFSEYGLDSSLSIRFISDLNSQYSIHIEPSIIWSYSTVDELATYLCTYEITDSKQPESKESRLNDDFLKGLLDEEIPS
- a CDS encoding type I polyketide synthase; amino-acid sequence: MNTIKKNKIAVIGLDCKFPGESNSPDQFWQTLTDKKDGITPIPPDRWDHSFYYDAKGGKGKTFVDRAGFISGVFDFSPGSFGISEKDAADIDPQQRLLIQSSWNTIQNAGYKIETIKEKTGVFFGMSYRDYYDFDIAPQGVDGFTASNPLGNFNAVAAGRVAYLLGLNGPAIQLDTICSSSLMTLHLACQSLLNEECDYALSGGVNCILSPHALVALAQMGALSRSARCQAFSKNADGYIRGEGVGTLLLKRLEDAERDGDAIYGIVEGTATNHDGRSNGLTAPNGKAQVRLMEACLKKAGLSPSDIGYVEAHGTGTYLGDPVELESLHQVFGASKSLEYPLLVGSVKSNIGHLEPAAGVASLIKSLLILKNKVIPAGLYLEELNPGFKWHEKPILLVKENKRWEAKNARIGVSAFSMTGANVHAILGQAPQRETNEYSPLPNPQKYPFILSAQNESTLNQYVTTLLLSMDEKMPITDLSNTFVNGREIFEQSIFGSFSSTKELLDELKKYKEGTQNTFHQVSLKGKRKQNQVILNIKGITDFNSDHLKAWKKEEALKPLVIKADKILQKLLGKSLEQISEEKSSLLEKKALHFIQVWIWSSHLRSLFQSDFMIKTSGQGDYIGAVLSGIFPVEEALLLFMLENGDKRLQLLDRMTFHPENMDWEKAEEASNKEFWLEKRQNDQQEMNLHILNDDQIFSVSPFEKTEILQDILLECYAKGARIHWSSVLGNKLLRKIALPPAPLAMAAYISESYKINSRKNPDASVHSNSTEKKENINSVLHQQQENDDDHRKAFNSVFSPEKYGFIKDHIVNGHYIFPGSGYISMISEALLYLEKSHLITLKNVQIFQPMSFSSINEEKEVELSVNYDFADLHDSFIKKGGWEIKSKKSQEDWTLHIKGSFGIRRENAAQDHNNLLAYSDETTLKTVEVQAFYDHLSRWGVEYGSEFRLVKQLKADTDHMKAAIEQSPKIERLMAAPNLLDACMHALFSAKTFEQFSEPFVPARYDEITFYQPLPDSINASGLLLTTDQDSMKAQFSFNDTSGKPVMEISSMEIRKILNEFLNSGKETEMIYTEQWKALEINTENTQKKQPVKEQWIFYDVQQAQEAISILVKTDDPVPFVKLIGSHEGLSQEHKLSVFSSISELIKHQKNEEIHFLLFAPPIQDIKGLSEMFSSFKDVLLDIPKNISFSLCTRNGIAVDTEDVNPFHTALWGLARTMPVEARQRWKQVIDISSAEDLSWVSKLKNRSTPDQLAIRNQTVYTPVLLEEALNISKNTRTLSKWENPVLITGGLGQMGRIFTEQLVKLGCKKIHLLSRNPSWFQDKDNSGKISLSDSQKDFLKYAEQCQSKGISIEAIAGKVDCEEDMKAIALLLKNKGIEEINFVHAAGAITRNKVTEADRKELEAEWNAKYEGALQLDQQFADFKVGYTLYTSSIASLWSGDGVAGYSSANLLLDGLATKKNRSGQRTVSVRFGRFSEKGLMKDEEAKELENSGVLTLPMSSAIKKALELTVQSELVIPSIMNIDWKRFAPLYQLLNHNQLLSSVETGAENSREKKSEILHRSADRPLSEIIQEMVAEELEIEIDEVDPDIPLFELGLDSIHSLGIRTDLEELLQIKLSVSLIYDFNTVTLLSRHLEELTQKETDSPSEKNEEESEEKLLKLLMQELQ